TAAGATTGGAATATCGCAAAAGGTTCCATTTATTTACGAAATCCCAGTATCCGGAGGTGATAATCAGGTCAAGTTTGAATTCCTAAAATCTAAACTAGGTCAAGAAGTGAGAGTAGCTGATGTATTTAAGACAGGACAGAATATCGATGTCCATGGTATTACTAGAGGAAAGGGTGTTGAGGGTCCAATTACGAGATTTGGAGTTAAAAGAAAACAGCACAAATCACGGAAAAGTGTTAGAGCTGTTGGAACGTTAGGGCCTATCTCACCCGCAGTGGTAATGTATACTGTGGCTAGACAAGGACAAAGAGGGTTTCACCAGCGTACTGAATATAATAAGAGGATTCTGGTAATGTCAAGTTCAGATAATACTGAAGTGGTAAATATTAATCCAAAAGGAGGGTTCAAACATTTTGGTTTAGTAGATGGAGATTATATGATAGTTAGAGGAACCATACCTGGGGTTCCAAAGAGATTAGTAAAGTTGAGACAACCAATAAGGAGCAAACAAACAAAAATAAGCGAACCCAAGGTATTGGAGGTAATTGTATAAATGAAAACTAAGCTATTCGATCTAAAAGGTAATCAAACCGAAGATATAGATCTACCAAAAATATTTGATTTTCCATATCGTCCCGAAATTATCAAAAAAGCCTTCGTTAATCTGTATTCTCACCGTTTCCAGAGACAGGGTAGGTATCCGGCTGCCGGGGAAATCGTCAGCGCTGAATCTAGGAATACCGGTTTAGGTATCGCTCGACTGGCAAGAGCTAAAGGTGAAGGATTTTCTCGTGCAGGGCAGGCTGCCGGAGTAGCAGGTGTTAGAAAAGGCAGACTTGCACATCCACCAGAAGCTTGGAAGGTAACACATAAGAAACTAAACAAGAAGGAGAATAATATTGCTCTTCTCTCTGCTATATCATCAACCCGTCAAAGTGAATTAATAATCGGAAGAGGTCATTCAATAGAAGGGATAAAATCTTTTCCCCTTGTAGTTACTAGCGATATTGAGAATGTGGGTAAAACCAAAAGCTTACTTGACATTTTACGGCTATTAGGTTTAGAAGAAGATATTAAAAGAGTTGAACAATCTATCAAGAAACGTTCGGGGAAGCCCAAGAGAAGGGGTCGTCCAAACCGTATTGGAAAAAGTGCATTAATAGTTGTTGGAAATACCGAGTGTGAATTGTTGAAATTGGATAAATCTATACCTGGGATTGGTGTAAAAAGTGTAAAGGACTTGAGTGTACTGGACCTTGCACCTGGTGCAAGACCAATAAGGCTAGTGGTGTTTTCGCAAAATTCATTGAACGAATTGGGTGCTTTGAAAATCCCAAAAAATATTATTTTGGAGAGCTTGGCATGAATAAGTTTCTATATAACAAGAAATTAGAAATTAGTGCTGATATTGCAAGTAAGATAATCCTTGAGC
This Candidatus Nitrosocosmicus oleophilus DNA region includes the following protein-coding sequences:
- the rplD gene encoding 50S ribosomal protein L4, with protein sequence MKTKLFDLKGNQTEDIDLPKIFDFPYRPEIIKKAFVNLYSHRFQRQGRYPAAGEIVSAESRNTGLGIARLARAKGEGFSRAGQAAGVAGVRKGRLAHPPEAWKVTHKKLNKKENNIALLSAISSTRQSELIIGRGHSIEGIKSFPLVVTSDIENVGKTKSLLDILRLLGLEEDIKRVEQSIKKRSGKPKRRGRPNRIGKSALIVVGNTECELLKLDKSIPGIGVKSVKDLSVLDLAPGARPIRLVVFSQNSLNELGALKIPKNIILESLA
- a CDS encoding 50S ribosomal protein L3, with protein sequence MGHRKYSTPRRGSIAFRPRARAQSLEARIRTWPENSSRDNVGLVGFAGFKVGQIQVMTIDDKEKTPNYGKPLMNHSTVISLPPLKIVGIRGYSEDGYGRHAVFDVYAKESIKDLSSKYKTKYSEDGLKKAQGMIGSVKHLNAVVAVFPNKIGISQKVPFIYEIPVSGGDNQVKFEFLKSKLGQEVRVADVFKTGQNIDVHGITRGKGVEGPITRFGVKRKQHKSRKSVRAVGTLGPISPAVVMYTVARQGQRGFHQRTEYNKRILVMSSSDNTEVVNINPKGGFKHFGLVDGDYMIVRGTIPGVPKRLVKLRQPIRSKQTKISEPKVLEVIV